One region of Paralichthys olivaceus isolate ysfri-2021 chromosome 12, ASM2471397v2, whole genome shotgun sequence genomic DNA includes:
- the trmt61b gene encoding tRNA (adenine(58)-N(1))-methyltransferase, mitochondrial isoform X1 codes for MTLPVPGAGFLFVHRLMRVCTCSQRHVRHRHSLVKLTKSGIRTFSTASVKYNEKEREDPDPSGLSTKLTPREAPLRRRRPLSPLERISSLLPQDALSPEVMQLREQNQERAEDNSNTPASLTHHTQEQSGHPETAPREDGSDDHHASEAAAEPSERLTPASLPGENLLVPGELLVAEYYKNGWVEFRKMFSLQTGTRLHSSWGLILHDDIAGQPAGQFLKSSLGVPILIRRASLEDYVLHMRRGPAIAYPKDAATMLMMMDVTEGDSVLESGSGSGAMSLFLSRAVGSKGSVLSVEVREDHLKRAVKNYNRWRTSWSLRRGEMWPDNVQFHNADLCTASSLLAGQAFHAIALDLMNPHLVLPTVIPHLYPGAVCAIYLANITQVADLLEGLRCMPLPLQCESIFEVPVRHWLVAPALQKNGQYCTRKSPTLDEEHEEEEETTDETDKEEVTTDGSPAFGSVPYIARPHPVQLSHTAFLVKLRKCVQ; via the exons ATGACTCTACCAGTGCCGGGGGCTGGGTTTCTGTTTGTGCACAGACTGATGAGAGTTTGCACATGCAGTCAGAGACACgtcagacacagacactcactAGTTAAACTCACGAAAAGTGGGATTAGAACTTTTTCAACTGCTTCTGTGAAATATAacgagaaggagagagaggacccAGACCCTTCCGGTCTGAGCACCAAGCTGACACCCAGAGAAGCGCCGCTGCGCAGGAGGAGACCCCTGTCCCCTCTGGAGAGGATCAGCAGTCTGCTGCCTCAGGATGCTCTGAGCCCGGAGGTGATGCAGCTGAGAGAGCAGAACCAGGAGCGAGCTGAGGACAACTCCAACACACCGGCGTCactcacacaccacacacaagaGCAGAGTGGACATCCTGAGACAGCACCTCGAGAGGATGGATCAGATGACCATCATGCATCTGAGGCCGCTGCAGAACCTTCAGAGAGGTTAACGCCAGCCTCTCTCCCAGGGGAGAACTTGCTTGTGCCTGGGGAGCTGCTCGTGGCTGAGTATTACAAGAATGGCTGGGTGGAGTTCAGGAAGATGTTCAGTCTTCAGACTGGGACTCGTCTGCACAGCAGCTGGGGGCTCATCCTGCACGATGACATAGCCGGGCAGCCAGCGGGTCAGTTCCTGAAGTCAAGCCTGGGCGTGCCCATCCTCATTCGGCGTGCCAGTCTGGAGGATTACGTGCTGCATATGAGGAGGGGGCCGGCCATCGCCTACCCAAAG GATGCAGCCACcatgctgatgatgatggacgtcacagagggagacagtgtGCTGGAGTCAGGCTCTGGATCAGGGGCCATGTCTCTGTTCCTGTCGAGAGcag TCGGGTCTAAGGGCAGCGTGCTGAGTGTGGAGGTCAGGGAGGACCACCTTAAGAGAGCCGTGAAAAACTACAACCGCTGGAGGACATCATGGAGCCTGCGTCGGGGGGAGATGTGGCCCGACAACGTCCAGTTTCACAACGCTGACCTCTGCACGGCCTCCTCGCTCCTCGCCGGTCAGGCATTCCATGCG ATTGCTCTTGACCTGATGAACCCTCACCTGGTTTTACCCACTGTGATTCCACATCTGTACCCTGGAGCTGTGTGTGCCATCTACCTCGCCAA TATAACACAGGTTGCGGACCTGCTGGAGGGCCTCCGCTGTATGCCGCTCCCTTTGCAGTGTGAAAGCATCTTTGAGGTTCCGGTCCGACACTGGCTGGTGGCCCCGGCCCTGCAGAAAAACGGCCAGTACTGCACCAGGAAATCTCCGACCCTGGATGAAGagcacgaggaggaggaggagacgacagATGAAACTGACAAAG AAGAGGTGACCACAGATGGAAGTCCAGCCTTCGGGAGTGTTCCTTATATCGCCAGACCTCACCCTGTACAGTTAAGCCACACAG CGTTCCTGGTAAAACTGAGGAAGTGTGTTCAGTAG
- the trmt61b gene encoding tRNA (adenine(58)-N(1))-methyltransferase, mitochondrial isoform X2, protein MTLPVPGAGFLFVHRLMRVCTCSQRHVRHRHSLVKLTKSGIRTFSTASVKYNEKEREDPDPSGLSTKLTPREAPLRRRRPLSPLERISSLLPQDALSPEVMQLREQNQERAEDNSNTPASLTHHTQEQSGHPETAPREDGSDDHHASEAAAEPSERLTPASLPGENLLVPGELLVAEYYKNGWVEFRKMFSLQTGTRLHSSWGLILHDDIAGQPAGQFLKSSLGVPILIRRASLEDYVLHMRRGPAIAYPKDAATMLMMMDVTEGDSVLESGSGSGAMSLFLSRAVGSKGSVLSVEVREDHLKRAVKNYNRWRTSWSLRRGEMWPDNVQFHNADLCTASSLLAGQAFHAIALDLMNPHLVLPTVIPHLYPGAVCAIYLANITQVADLLEGLRCMPLPLQCESIFEVPVRHWLVAPALQKNGQYCTRKSPTLDEEHEEEEETTDETDKEVTTDGSPAFGSVPYIARPHPVQLSHTAFLVKLRKCVQ, encoded by the exons ATGACTCTACCAGTGCCGGGGGCTGGGTTTCTGTTTGTGCACAGACTGATGAGAGTTTGCACATGCAGTCAGAGACACgtcagacacagacactcactAGTTAAACTCACGAAAAGTGGGATTAGAACTTTTTCAACTGCTTCTGTGAAATATAacgagaaggagagagaggacccAGACCCTTCCGGTCTGAGCACCAAGCTGACACCCAGAGAAGCGCCGCTGCGCAGGAGGAGACCCCTGTCCCCTCTGGAGAGGATCAGCAGTCTGCTGCCTCAGGATGCTCTGAGCCCGGAGGTGATGCAGCTGAGAGAGCAGAACCAGGAGCGAGCTGAGGACAACTCCAACACACCGGCGTCactcacacaccacacacaagaGCAGAGTGGACATCCTGAGACAGCACCTCGAGAGGATGGATCAGATGACCATCATGCATCTGAGGCCGCTGCAGAACCTTCAGAGAGGTTAACGCCAGCCTCTCTCCCAGGGGAGAACTTGCTTGTGCCTGGGGAGCTGCTCGTGGCTGAGTATTACAAGAATGGCTGGGTGGAGTTCAGGAAGATGTTCAGTCTTCAGACTGGGACTCGTCTGCACAGCAGCTGGGGGCTCATCCTGCACGATGACATAGCCGGGCAGCCAGCGGGTCAGTTCCTGAAGTCAAGCCTGGGCGTGCCCATCCTCATTCGGCGTGCCAGTCTGGAGGATTACGTGCTGCATATGAGGAGGGGGCCGGCCATCGCCTACCCAAAG GATGCAGCCACcatgctgatgatgatggacgtcacagagggagacagtgtGCTGGAGTCAGGCTCTGGATCAGGGGCCATGTCTCTGTTCCTGTCGAGAGcag TCGGGTCTAAGGGCAGCGTGCTGAGTGTGGAGGTCAGGGAGGACCACCTTAAGAGAGCCGTGAAAAACTACAACCGCTGGAGGACATCATGGAGCCTGCGTCGGGGGGAGATGTGGCCCGACAACGTCCAGTTTCACAACGCTGACCTCTGCACGGCCTCCTCGCTCCTCGCCGGTCAGGCATTCCATGCG ATTGCTCTTGACCTGATGAACCCTCACCTGGTTTTACCCACTGTGATTCCACATCTGTACCCTGGAGCTGTGTGTGCCATCTACCTCGCCAA TATAACACAGGTTGCGGACCTGCTGGAGGGCCTCCGCTGTATGCCGCTCCCTTTGCAGTGTGAAAGCATCTTTGAGGTTCCGGTCCGACACTGGCTGGTGGCCCCGGCCCTGCAGAAAAACGGCCAGTACTGCACCAGGAAATCTCCGACCCTGGATGAAGagcacgaggaggaggaggagacgacagATGAAACTGACAAAG AGGTGACCACAGATGGAAGTCCAGCCTTCGGGAGTGTTCCTTATATCGCCAGACCTCACCCTGTACAGTTAAGCCACACAG CGTTCCTGGTAAAACTGAGGAAGTGTGTTCAGTAG